A genomic stretch from Azospirillum lipoferum 4B includes:
- a CDS encoding recombinase family protein — protein MDRYTKNAVHPHLIGYVRMSIDDQKLDLQIAALIAAEIRPNDVRSDKTNSLRSEQPVLAGALKAFRRSDTLMVWRLDRLAHSTKELLPIGDRLQEAKVSLRSLSEYLDTSTATGKLVFTLVSTMAEFERNLISERTKSGMSAARDRGLPEGHPAKLVEKRLSIAEFVVSRQ, from the coding sequence ATGGATAGATACACGAAGAATGCTGTTCATCCACATCTGATTGGTTATGTACGGATGTCCATTGACGATCAGAAACTTGACCTCCAGATCGCGGCGCTGATCGCCGCCGAAATTCGGCCCAACGATGTACGGTCGGACAAGACCAATAGCTTGCGGTCCGAACAGCCAGTGTTAGCCGGCGCGTTGAAGGCTTTTCGTCGGAGCGACACGCTCATGGTGTGGCGCCTAGACCGATTGGCGCACAGCACCAAGGAGCTGCTGCCCATAGGTGATCGATTGCAGGAAGCGAAGGTAAGCTTGCGAAGCTTGAGTGAATATCTCGACACCAGCACAGCAACGGGCAAGCTCGTGTTCACCCTAGTCTCGACCATGGCTGAGTTTGAACGCAATCTTATCAGTGAGCGGACCAAGTCTGGTATGAGCGCGGCACGGGATCGGGGATTGCCGGAAGGGCATCCGGCTAAGCTGGTGGAAAAGCGGTTAAGTATAGCTGAATTTGTGGTGTCTAGGCAGTAG
- a CDS encoding DUF4145 domain-containing protein, giving the protein MQLQKFCTLNLLKKFETEIPDNIQFNYEEAEKCLKVKAYTASVIMCRRTLESVCDHFEYKKGDLYFKLKELDDKHIIDKTISEWATMLRLEGNSAAHDIAESLTRKELSDFSLL; this is encoded by the coding sequence ATGCAACTCCAAAAGTTTTGTACCCTAAATTTACTAAAAAAATTTGAAACCGAGATACCTGACAATATACAGTTTAATTACGAGGAAGCCGAGAAATGTCTGAAAGTAAAGGCTTATACTGCTTCGGTTATTATGTGCAGGAGAACACTAGAAAGTGTTTGCGACCATTTCGAATATAAGAAAGGTGATCTATATTTTAAGCTCAAAGAGTTGGATGATAAGCATATAATTGATAAAACAATTTCAGAATGGGCAACGATGCTGAGATTAGAAGGAAACTCTGCAGCTCATGACATTGCTGAGAGCCTGACCCGAAAAGAATTGAGTGATTTCAGTCTCTTGTGA